A part of Cryptococcus neoformans var. grubii H99 chromosome 6, complete sequence genomic DNA contains:
- a CDS encoding cortical actin cytoskeleton protein asp1, which translates to MSMLPPKSPSVKRFTQNTEKRPTSPSPSSLLMNLNTPSLAAPKQPKVVLGVCAMDVKARSKAMREILTRLVDIEKGGLEVKIFGDVVILEEDISHWPPVDVLISFFSTDFPLPKAISYTQLPNRPPPISINSLSMQSLLWDRRLVLAILDHIGVPTPSRAEISRDGGPRIPRSLRRQVRRELGLVLPGPKAKDEDEWGEVVIPEKWRGKQRKDPVPKATEVILREDGDAILVGDHVIEKPFVEKPVDGENHNVFIYYKGGGGRRLFRKVGNKSSEYDPNLYHPRTIGSFIYEEFINVDNAEDIKVYTVGSKFSHAETRKSPVVDGLVRRNADGKETRFITPLSEAENQYARDVVEAFGQRVCGFDLLRCEGGSRSMVIDVNGWSFVKGNQAYYDKAAEILSGVCQIARERKVQGIQAGLASTTTIDDPSGGSTTSTLRATVTVLRHADRTPKMKLKFSFPAHEAWSQPFLRLLRGHREEIILRDTRQLQYILAAAEESSQTPGITGEQLLKLSQIKEALGKKMSFPGTKAQLKPSFVKKKGDKNEKKDKKKNDEDKEDEGDVTETEGRKKVNDWLRKGESAQAANMDSTLLTEPPMSATGSVDAIPQSSEPRSPEPETTQDETVKDKHAGCVSDPDIPEGLEKMQLVVKWGGESTHSSRYQSRDLGDAFKKDIMIMNKDVLNNVKIYTSSERRVINTAQIFAHALLGVEGSSSSSASSIANARNPPEQGPQISHLIQRRDLLDDNNAAKDLCTDAKKKLKMLLRTGETERRPDLAWPKSFKKEPVEVVSDVIEQLTELRAIMRRNYENGNVEKIPQQRWCSGDSPWLFKERWEKIFDDWVGVKQEKFDPSRVSELYDSIKYDSLHNRTFLFAVFDPAGKGQASKAGAPNQDRRLHDLFGRAKALFDLVAPQEYGFDAEAKEEIGVLTSLPLLRKVWEDLDEAKTTGKSLACFYFTKESHITTFVHLLLASGLPFTNVRIPELDYCSHCTIELWEKSTGSGQKDFSIRLSISEGAHSPAVLDSNVDARHSLTVQPRKKLSSHIDYELARQCFSKHFNKGLSFSTTPLEGDEVYLKKSIEDESVLPLSSLHHKAGDETPRMISSASSDRSHPGASDGGW; encoded by the exons ATGTCCATGCTTCCGCCCAAATCCCCTTCCGTCAAACGCTTCACTCAAAATACCGAGAAAAGGCCCACTTCCccctctccatcatcattacTCATGAACCTCAACACACCCTCTCTGGCGGCTCCGAAGCAGCCCAAGGTCGTACTTGGTGTCTGCGCAATGGACGTCAAAGCGAGGAGCAAGGCGATGAGAGAGATTCTTACGAGGCTGGTTGATATTGAGAAGGGAGGTTTGGAAGTTAAGATCTTTGGAGACGTTGTTatccttgaagaag ACATCTCCCACTGGCCTCCTGTAGATGTActcatctctttcttttctacggacttccccctccccaaAGCTATCTCTTACACCCAACTCCCTAATCGCCCGCCTCCTATCTCTATCAACTCTCTTTCCATGCAGTCGCTCTTGTGGGACCGCCGACTCGTGCTCGCTATTCTAGACCATATAGGCGTACCCACCCCTAGCCGGGCTGAGATATCAAGGGATGGGGGGCCTCGTATCCCTAGATCTTTAAGAAGACAGGTGCGGAGGGAATTGGGTTTGGTGCTGCCCGGTCCCAAGGCgaaagatgaggatgaatggGGAGAGGTGGTTATCCCGGAGAAATGGAGAGGGAAACAGAGAAAGGATCCAGTGCCCAAGGCTACGGAAGTGATCTTGCGCGAGGATGGTGATGCCATCCTCGTCGGTGACCACGTTATCGAAAAGCCTTTTGTCGAAAAGCCCGTTGATGGAGAGAACCACAATGTGTTCATCTATTAcaagggtggtggaggaaggagattgtTCCGAAAG GTTGGTAACAAATCGAGCGAGTACGACCCGAACCTTTACCACCCTCGAACCATTGGGTCTTTCATTTACGAGGAGTTTATCAATGTTGACAACG CTGAAGACATCAAGGTCTACACTGTCGGATCCAAGTTCTCCCACGCCGAGACTCGCAAATCTCCCGTTGTCGATGGCCTTGTCCGCCGTAATGCGGACGGTAAGGAGACCCGTTTCATCACTCCTCTTTCAGAAGCCGAAAATCAATACGCCCGGGATGTTGTCGAGGCATTTGGGCAACGCGTGTGTGGTTTTGACCTTTTGAGATGCGAAGGTGGGTCAAGAAGTATGGTCATTGATGTGAATGGATGGAGTTTCGTCAAAGGTAACCAA GCATATTATG ATAAGGCTGCCGAGATTCTCTCTGGAGTTTGTCAAATTGCTCGAGAGCGCAAAGTCCAAGGTATCCAGGCCGGTTTGGCCTCTACTACTACCATCGATGATCCCTCAGGTGGGTCAACGACAAGTACTCTCCGCGCAACCGTCACTGTTCTTCGTCACGCCGATCGTACACCTAAGATGAAGTTGAAG TTCTCTTTCCCGGCACACGAAGCCTGGtctcaacctttccttcgaCTTCTTCGTGGCCACCGAGAAGAGATTATCCTTCGTGACACTCGTCAGCTTCAATACATCCTCGCCGCGGCTGAAGAGTCGTCCCAGACTCCTGGTATCACGGGGGAACAACTTCTCAAACTTTCTCAGATTAAGGAAGcgcttgggaagaagatgagcttCCCAGGAACTAAGGCACAGCTCAAGCCCAGCTTcgtgaagaagaagggagataagaatgagaagaaggataagaaaaagaatgatgaagacaaggaagatgagggtgaCGTTACCGAGACTGAAGGCAGGAAAAAGGTCAATGACTGGCTCAGAAAGGGAGAGTCAGCTCAGGCAGCGAACATGGATTCAACTCTTCTTACTGAACCACCTATGTCTGCGACAGGCAGCGTTGATGCCATCCCCCAATCTAGTGAGCCCCGTAGTCCCGAGCCTGAAACCACTCAGGATGAAACGGTCAAAGACAAACATGCGGGGTGTGTTAGTGACCCAGATATCCCTGAAGGTCTTGAGAAGATGCAGTTGGTTGTCAAGTGGGGTGGTGAAAGCACGCATTCATCGAGGTATCAAAGTAGAGATTTAGGAGATGCTTTCAAAAAGGacatcatgatcatga ACAAGGACGTACTTAACAATGTCAAGATTTATACTTCATCCGAAAGACGAGTCATC aACACTGCTCAAATCTTCGCCCACGCTCTACTTGGCGTCGAAGGCagttcttcctcgtccgcATCCTCCATAGCTAACGCACGCAACCCACCCGAGCAAGGCCCTCAAATCAGTCATCTTATCCAAAGGCGAGATCTCTTGGATGATAATAATGCTGCCAAGGATCTTTGCACGGatgcgaagaagaaattgaAGATGTTGCTGAGGACTGGCGAGACGGAAAGGAGACCTGATCTTGCTTGGCCAAAGTCGTTCAAGAAGGAGCCTGTAGAGGTTGTCTCT GATGTTATTGAGCAACTCACCGAACTTCGCGCAATCATGCGACGCAATTACGAGAATGGCAACGTCGAAAAGATTCCTCAGCAGAGATGGTGCAGTGGCGACAGTCCTTGGTTGTTCAAAGAACGATGGGAAAAAATTTTCGATGACTGGGTTGGTGTGAAGCAGGAGAAATTTGATCCGTCAAGAGTGTCTGAATTGTATGACAGT ATCAAGTACGACAGTTTGCATAATCGAACATTCTTGTTCGCTGTGTTTGACCCTGCGGGTAAAGGACAAGCCAGTAAAGCGGGCGCACCGAACCAAGATCGAC GCCTTCACGATCTATTTGGCCGTGCCAAGGCGCTTTTCGACCTCGTCGCTCCTCAGGAATACGGTTTCGACGCCGAagccaaggaagaaatCGGTGTACTCACCAGCTTACCCCTCTTGCGTAAAGTATGGGAAGACCTTGACGAAGCAAAGACGACGGGCAAATCCTTGGCCTGTTTCTACTTTACCAAAGAATCCCACATCACCACCTTTGTCCATCTCTTGCTTGCTTCCGGTTTACCATTTACTAATGTAAGGATTCCCGAGTTGGATTATTGCTCGCACTGTACGATCGAGTTGTGGGAAAAGTCGACAGGGAGTGGACAAAAGGACTTTTCGATCAGGCTATCGATCAGTGAGGGAGCGCATAGTCCGGCGGTGTTGGATAGCAATGTCGATGCT AGGCACAGTTTGACAGTCCaaccgaggaagaagcttaGCTCTCATATCGATTACGAGCTTGCCCGACAATGTTTCTCCAAGCACTTCAACAAGGGCTTATCATTCTCCACCACTCCACTCGAG GGTGATGAGGTTTACCTCAAGAAATCTATCGAAGACGAATCAGTCCTTCCATTGTCGTCCTTGCACCACAAGGCTGGAGACGAGACGCCT